One window from the genome of Actinoplanes teichomyceticus ATCC 31121 encodes:
- a CDS encoding 2Fe-2S iron-sulfur cluster-binding protein produces MSLSVDGADRELDLAPDRTLVAVLREDCGRTGVQHGCADGTCGACTVRVDGEALRSCLMLAVQCHGAHVDTVAA; encoded by the coding sequence GTGAGCCTGAGCGTCGACGGCGCCGACCGGGAGCTGGACCTCGCGCCGGACCGTACCCTGGTCGCCGTGCTGCGGGAGGACTGTGGGCGCACCGGCGTCCAGCACGGCTGCGCCGACGGCACGTGCGGCGCGTGCACGGTGCGGGTGGACGGCGAGGCGCTGCGCTCCTGCCTGATGCTGGCGGTGCAGTGTCACGGCGCGCACGTGGACACCGTGGCGGCCTGA
- a CDS encoding LacI family DNA-binding transcriptional regulator encodes MAGGLIGLVLTGSADRIGVEPFFMELITGMEEALAPAGATVLLLVVPDLATELATYRRWARDHTVAAVVVVNLVHDDVRPAYVAGLGLPVVLAGRHPGPYAKVVTDDAGAMTTAIETLSGLGHRVVGRVSGPAELVHTTERTAAFRAAAARHGVRVTVVEGDYSAEGGVRGLRTLLAADPRPTAIVFDNDVMAVAAEQELIRSGVAVPAEISLLACDDSPLCELAVPPLSALSTDVHEHGLTLGRAVLGLVRGEPGREHSGPTVSIRQRESTG; translated from the coding sequence GTGGCCGGCGGGCTGATCGGGCTGGTGCTGACCGGCAGCGCCGACCGGATCGGGGTGGAGCCGTTCTTCATGGAGCTGATCACGGGCATGGAGGAGGCGCTCGCCCCGGCCGGCGCGACGGTGCTGCTGCTGGTGGTGCCGGACCTGGCGACCGAGCTGGCCACCTACCGGCGGTGGGCGCGGGACCACACGGTCGCCGCGGTCGTGGTGGTCAACCTGGTGCACGACGACGTCCGCCCGGCGTACGTGGCCGGGCTCGGCCTGCCGGTCGTGCTGGCCGGGCGGCACCCCGGGCCGTACGCGAAAGTCGTCACCGACGATGCCGGCGCCATGACCACGGCGATCGAGACGCTCAGCGGCCTCGGCCACCGGGTCGTCGGCCGCGTCAGCGGGCCGGCCGAGCTGGTGCACACCACCGAACGGACCGCCGCGTTCCGCGCCGCGGCCGCCCGGCACGGTGTCCGTGTGACCGTCGTCGAAGGCGACTACAGCGCCGAGGGCGGGGTGCGGGGACTGCGCACGCTGCTGGCCGCCGACCCGCGGCCCACCGCGATCGTGTTCGACAACGACGTGATGGCGGTGGCCGCCGAACAGGAACTGATCCGCTCCGGCGTCGCCGTGCCCGCCGAGATCAGCCTGCTGGCCTGCGACGACTCACCGCTGTGCGAACTGGCGGTGCCGCCGCTGTCGGCGTTGAGCACCGACGTGCACGAGCACGGGCTGACGCTGGGGCGGGCCGTTCTCGGGCTGGTGCGCGGTGAGCCCGGGCGGGAGCATTCCGGCCCGACGGTCAGCATCCGGCAGCGGGAGAGCACCGGCTGA
- a CDS encoding DUF6098 family protein — protein sequence MPDRRDDLPVLTDLDSVVAMVRQHRNDLYVRWSRGPATDLRDSGTGRSRDSLTGIPLPGLSANSMVVEPWWGDRPLRLWVARRLYDYLHLRELRGPGVRPWLLTGVEAGRGPDNEPLVHCRQPVAWIDGRALDDARTLVESQNSAEWGPLDRRG from the coding sequence GTGCCGGACCGCAGAGATGACCTACCCGTTCTCACCGATCTGGACTCCGTCGTCGCGATGGTGCGCCAGCATCGCAACGATCTCTACGTCCGCTGGTCCCGGGGGCCCGCCACCGACCTACGGGACTCCGGCACGGGGCGCAGCCGGGACTCGCTCACCGGCATCCCGCTGCCCGGGCTCTCCGCGAACTCCATGGTCGTCGAGCCCTGGTGGGGTGACCGCCCTCTGCGCCTGTGGGTCGCCCGGCGCCTCTACGACTACCTGCACCTGCGCGAACTGCGCGGCCCGGGCGTCCGCCCCTGGCTGCTCACCGGCGTCGAGGCCGGTCGCGGCCCGGACAACGAGCCGCTGGTCCACTGCCGGCAGCCGGTGGCCTGGATCGACGGCAGGGCCCTCGACGACGCTCGGACGCTGGTCGAGTCGCAGAACTCCGCCGAGTGGGGACCGCTGGACCGTCGCGGCTGA
- a CDS encoding alpha-galactosidase — protein sequence MGPELVHLSAAGVSLVLDCRGPGLPTVAHWGTALDEPGADLLRATAAQPIGFSVDGAVRVSPLPEQSAGWLGAPGLAGHRDGRAWATAFALTGIERDAGGVRISATDPAAGLDLGIDLELHSSGVLRGRAALTSTAPGTYWLEHLTLFLPVPEHTTELLDFTGHHLRERQPQRTAFTHGLRVRENRTGRTGYDSAYLLCAGTAGFGNRHGEVWAVHTAFSGGARSVAERTYHGWSALGGGELLLPGEVGLGQGETYRTPWTYAVHSTTGLDGVSSRFHQYLRSRPHHPTTPRPVVVNTWEAVYFDHDLARLTELAKAAAAIGAERFVLDDGWFGSRRDDTSGLGDWFVSPQVWPDGLGPLVRVVRELGMEFGLWVEPEMINPDSELARAHPDWIMATGDRLPRPARHQQVLDLARPDAYAYLLERLDALLTEYDIAYLKWDHNRDLVEAGHPGTGRAGVHDQTHAVYRLLDELRARHPGVEIESCSSGGGRVDLEILERTDRVWASDCIDAHERVAIQRWTSLLIPLELIGSHIGAPLCHTTHRELPLSMRAGTAIFGHLGIEWDLTGASAEELAELGRWVALYKQLRPLLHTGTLVHADVADPAYRVTGVVAADRSAAVYAVIATATSASYPPGTVGLPGLDPARTYHVRPQPPGDVADGNAAAWGAALPWCTPQGVRLNGRTLGTVGLRLPVLYPDRVLLVRVSSVEEA from the coding sequence ATGGGGCCGGAACTGGTACACCTGAGCGCCGCCGGGGTGAGTCTGGTGCTCGACTGCCGGGGCCCCGGCCTGCCCACCGTCGCACACTGGGGCACCGCCCTGGACGAGCCCGGCGCCGACCTGCTCCGGGCCACCGCCGCGCAGCCGATCGGCTTCTCGGTGGACGGCGCGGTGCGGGTGTCGCCGCTGCCCGAGCAGTCCGCCGGCTGGCTGGGCGCCCCGGGCCTGGCCGGCCACCGGGACGGGCGCGCGTGGGCGACGGCGTTCGCGCTCACCGGGATCGAGCGCGACGCCGGCGGCGTACGCATCAGCGCCACCGACCCCGCCGCCGGCCTGGACCTGGGCATCGACCTGGAACTGCACTCCAGCGGGGTGCTGCGCGGACGCGCCGCCCTGACCAGCACCGCGCCGGGCACCTACTGGCTGGAGCACCTCACGCTGTTCCTGCCGGTCCCCGAGCACACCACCGAACTGCTCGACTTCACCGGACATCACCTGCGCGAGCGGCAGCCGCAGCGGACCGCCTTCACGCACGGGCTGCGGGTGCGGGAGAACCGTACCGGCCGCACCGGCTACGACTCGGCCTACCTGCTCTGCGCCGGGACCGCCGGGTTCGGCAACCGCCACGGCGAGGTCTGGGCGGTGCACACCGCGTTCTCCGGCGGCGCCCGCTCGGTCGCCGAGCGCACCTATCACGGCTGGTCCGCGCTGGGCGGCGGCGAGCTGCTGCTGCCCGGCGAGGTGGGGCTGGGCCAGGGCGAGACCTATCGCACCCCGTGGACGTACGCCGTGCACAGCACGACCGGGCTCGACGGCGTCTCGTCCCGTTTCCACCAGTACCTCCGCAGCCGGCCGCACCACCCGACGACGCCGCGCCCGGTGGTGGTGAACACCTGGGAAGCGGTCTACTTCGACCACGATCTTGCCCGCTTGACCGAGCTGGCGAAGGCGGCCGCCGCCATCGGCGCGGAACGTTTCGTGCTGGACGACGGCTGGTTCGGCTCCCGCCGCGACGACACGTCCGGCCTGGGCGACTGGTTCGTCTCGCCGCAGGTGTGGCCGGACGGGCTGGGTCCGCTGGTGCGCGTGGTCCGCGAGCTGGGCATGGAGTTCGGCCTGTGGGTCGAGCCCGAGATGATCAATCCGGACTCCGAGCTGGCCCGCGCGCACCCCGACTGGATCATGGCGACCGGTGACCGGCTCCCCCGCCCGGCCCGCCACCAGCAGGTGCTCGACCTGGCCCGGCCGGACGCCTACGCGTACCTGCTGGAGCGGCTGGACGCGCTGCTCACCGAGTACGACATCGCCTACCTCAAGTGGGATCACAACCGGGACCTGGTGGAGGCCGGTCACCCCGGCACCGGCCGCGCCGGCGTGCACGACCAGACCCACGCGGTCTACCGGCTCCTCGACGAGCTGCGCGCCCGGCACCCCGGCGTGGAGATCGAGTCCTGCTCCTCCGGCGGCGGCCGGGTGGACCTGGAGATCCTGGAGCGCACCGACCGGGTGTGGGCCTCCGACTGCATCGACGCCCACGAGCGGGTCGCCATCCAGCGCTGGACCAGCCTGCTGATCCCCCTGGAGCTGATCGGCTCGCACATCGGCGCGCCGCTGTGCCACACCACCCACCGGGAGCTGCCGCTGAGCATGCGCGCCGGCACGGCGATCTTCGGCCACCTCGGCATCGAGTGGGACCTGACCGGCGCGTCCGCCGAGGAGCTCGCCGAGCTGGGCCGCTGGGTGGCGCTCTACAAGCAGCTGCGCCCGCTGCTGCACACCGGGACGCTGGTGCACGCCGACGTGGCCGATCCGGCGTACCGGGTGACCGGGGTGGTCGCCGCGGACCGCTCCGCGGCCGTGTACGCCGTGATCGCGACGGCCACCAGCGCGTCGTACCCGCCCGGCACGGTCGGGCTGCCCGGCCTCGACCCGGCCCGCACCTACCACGTGCGGCCGCAGCCCCCGGGTGACGTTGCCGACGGTAACGCCGCAGCGTGGGGCGCTGCGTTACCCTGGTGCACGCCCCAGGGGGTACGCCTGAACGGCCGCACGCTCGGCACCGTCGGACTCCGGCTCCCGGTGCTCTATCCGGACCGCGTCCTTCTCGTGCGCGTCTCGTCTGTGGAGGAAGCGTGA
- a CDS encoding FAD binding domain-containing protein has protein sequence MTAGALEYIAAESVDEVLAALADGDTSVLAGGQSLILDLSGPDSPPRRIVDINRVAGLDTLVETGGMLRVGPLVRHRAFESDTVGGPLGELLRIVVCHIGHPPIRARGTMLGSFAYAHPAAEWPVVAITLGAQLVLTGPRGRRTVPAQEFFTGPFSTARRPEELLIEACLPVLPPGTGVGYAEDRRTSIYPQAAAMTAVTTAGGVVSAAALGLVNAGPCPVRARAAESVLVGSVLSDAVITAAAEAAAEADAVFPSAPDDRRARRAVKVLVRRALSQAREGLATACG, from the coding sequence ATGACGGCCGGGGCCCTGGAGTACATCGCCGCCGAGAGTGTCGACGAGGTGCTGGCCGCGCTCGCGGACGGCGACACCTCGGTGCTCGCCGGTGGCCAGAGCCTGATCCTCGACCTGAGCGGGCCGGACTCGCCTCCGCGCCGGATCGTCGACATCAACCGGGTGGCCGGGCTGGACACCCTGGTCGAGACCGGCGGCATGTTGCGGGTCGGGCCGCTGGTGCGGCACCGCGCGTTCGAGTCGGACACCGTCGGCGGCCCGCTCGGCGAGTTGCTGCGCATCGTCGTGTGCCACATCGGGCACCCGCCGATCCGCGCCCGGGGCACGATGCTGGGCAGCTTCGCCTACGCCCACCCGGCGGCCGAGTGGCCGGTCGTGGCGATCACGCTGGGCGCGCAGCTCGTGCTCACCGGGCCGCGCGGCCGCCGTACGGTGCCGGCCCAGGAGTTCTTCACCGGGCCGTTCTCGACCGCGCGCCGGCCCGAGGAGCTGCTGATCGAGGCGTGCCTGCCGGTGCTGCCGCCGGGCACCGGCGTCGGGTACGCCGAGGACCGGCGTACCTCGATCTACCCGCAGGCGGCCGCGATGACGGCGGTGACGACGGCCGGCGGCGTGGTCAGCGCCGCCGCGCTCGGCCTGGTGAACGCGGGACCGTGCCCGGTGCGGGCGCGCGCCGCGGAAAGTGTGCTGGTCGGCAGCGTGCTGTCGGACGCGGTGATCACCGCGGCGGCGGAGGCGGCCGCCGAGGCCGACGCCGTGTTCCCGTCCGCGCCGGACGACCGGCGGGCGCGGCGCGCGGTGAAGGTGCTGGTCCGCCGGGCGCTGTCGCAGGCCCGGGAGGGGTTGGCCACGGCGTGTGGGTGA
- a CDS encoding DUF1918 domain-containing protein, protein MIAHEGDQLVVNGRHVGDGAKVGTITRLRHQDGTPPYEVRWSDGHTGLVFPGPEAQIRPTTVH, encoded by the coding sequence ATGATCGCGCACGAGGGCGACCAGCTCGTCGTCAACGGCAGACATGTCGGTGACGGCGCCAAGGTCGGAACCATCACCAGACTACGCCACCAGGACGGCACGCCACCCTACGAGGTGCGCTGGTCCGACGGCCACACGGGCCTCGTCTTCCCCGGCCCGGAAGCCCAGATCCGCCCCACCACCGTCCACTGA
- a CDS encoding ROK family transcriptional regulator — MREAVGAGAPAGRPGRGRRPGARESILDAIRAAEPLSRVELARMTGLTEAAVSMTVRRLLEEGLVVETGRTPTGGKPRTLLRLDPAARLAVGVHLDEDATTYVLTGQTGGVISRLARPAPLGDDPAVLGALSADIDVLLAGSGVDPARCLGVGIVWPGPHSGGTPTEDALPHLRGWHGGELGRRLSETTGWPVLVENDATAAAVGEYWVARVGPDRAFAALYMGGGIGAGIVVEGRAMRGGHASAGEFGHFCLDVFGPECWCGSRGCLEVLAGPRTVVNSARADQVAAAEAGLDPAQPIRSVAAEFGAVARAARAGAPHCRALLESSARYVAAAAESLVNLLDIDLVVLTGPGFAAASAIYGPAIMRRLAPADSRTWHRDVTVTVSLAAATASATGAAALVLQSHLRA, encoded by the coding sequence GTGAGAGAAGCGGTCGGCGCCGGCGCGCCGGCAGGCCGACCGGGCCGGGGCCGCCGCCCCGGCGCCCGGGAGAGCATCCTCGACGCCATTCGCGCCGCCGAGCCGCTGAGCCGTGTCGAGCTGGCCCGGATGACCGGGCTGACCGAGGCCGCGGTCTCGATGACGGTGCGCCGGCTGCTGGAGGAGGGCCTGGTCGTGGAGACCGGCCGCACCCCGACCGGCGGCAAGCCGCGCACCCTGTTGCGACTCGACCCGGCCGCGCGCCTCGCCGTCGGGGTGCACCTGGACGAGGACGCCACGACGTACGTGCTGACCGGCCAGACCGGAGGGGTCATCTCCCGGCTGGCCCGGCCCGCCCCGCTCGGCGACGACCCGGCGGTGCTGGGCGCGCTGTCCGCCGACATCGACGTGCTGCTGGCCGGCTCCGGCGTCGACCCGGCCCGCTGCCTGGGCGTCGGCATCGTCTGGCCGGGCCCGCACAGCGGCGGCACGCCCACCGAGGACGCCCTGCCGCACCTGCGCGGCTGGCACGGCGGTGAGCTGGGCCGCCGGCTGTCCGAGACGACCGGCTGGCCGGTGCTCGTGGAGAACGACGCGACCGCGGCGGCGGTCGGCGAGTACTGGGTGGCCCGGGTCGGCCCGGACCGGGCGTTCGCGGCGCTGTACATGGGCGGCGGGATCGGCGCCGGGATCGTCGTCGAGGGGCGCGCGATGCGCGGCGGTCACGCCAGCGCCGGCGAGTTCGGGCACTTCTGCCTGGACGTCTTCGGCCCGGAGTGCTGGTGCGGCAGTCGCGGTTGCCTGGAGGTGCTGGCCGGTCCGCGTACGGTGGTGAACTCGGCCCGCGCCGACCAGGTCGCGGCCGCCGAGGCCGGTCTCGATCCGGCCCAGCCGATCCGCAGCGTGGCCGCCGAGTTCGGGGCGGTCGCCCGGGCCGCCCGGGCCGGCGCCCCGCACTGCCGGGCCCTGCTGGAGTCCTCCGCGCGCTACGTCGCCGCCGCCGCCGAGTCGCTGGTCAACCTCCTCGACATCGACCTGGTGGTGCTCACCGGCCCGGGGTTCGCGGCGGCGTCGGCGATCTACGGCCCGGCCATCATGCGGCGCCTGGCCCCGGCCGACAGCCGCACCTGGCACCGCGACGTGACGGTCACCGTCTCGCTGGCCGCCGCCACCGCCTCGGCCACCGGCGCCGCGGCCCTGGTGTTGCAGTCGCACCTGCGGGCCTGA
- a CDS encoding histidine phosphatase family protein codes for MAEIVLVRHGQTEWSANGRHTSYTDLELTAEGEAQARRAGERLRGRTFAAVLSSPRKRALRTAELAGLEVTEVIEDLAEWNYGEYEGITTKQIRAHRPDWSLWADGCPGGESPAAIGARLDRVLARARELLSGGDVALIGHGHSLRVTGARWIGLPASAGGLLKLDTATVSVLGFEHEVDPVITTWNAPC; via the coding sequence ATGGCGGAGATCGTGTTGGTCCGGCACGGGCAGACCGAGTGGAGCGCGAACGGGCGGCACACGTCGTACACCGATCTGGAATTGACCGCGGAGGGGGAGGCGCAGGCGCGCCGCGCCGGAGAACGTCTCCGCGGGCGGACCTTCGCGGCGGTCCTGTCGAGCCCGCGCAAGCGGGCGTTGCGGACCGCGGAGCTGGCCGGTCTGGAGGTCACCGAGGTGATCGAGGATCTCGCCGAGTGGAACTACGGGGAGTACGAGGGGATCACCACCAAACAGATCCGCGCGCACCGGCCGGACTGGTCGCTGTGGGCGGACGGCTGCCCGGGCGGCGAGTCCCCGGCCGCGATCGGCGCGCGGCTGGACCGGGTGCTGGCCCGCGCTCGGGAGCTGCTCAGCGGCGGGGACGTGGCGCTGATCGGGCACGGCCACAGTCTGCGGGTGACCGGCGCCCGCTGGATCGGCCTGCCGGCGAGCGCCGGTGGCCTGCTCAAGCTGGACACCGCGACGGTGTCGGTGCTCGGTTTCGAGCACGAGGTGGACCCGGTCATCACGACGTGGAACGCCCCCTGCTGA
- a CDS encoding glycoside hydrolase family 2 protein, giving the protein MIRTELHSGWTVRAAGGPVPDGIAAVPVPATVPGTVHTDLLAAELIPDPYLGENEAALVWFHRSSWLYETALQAAPAAPGERVDLVFDGLDTVATITLDGAELGRTANMHRGYRFDVRDRLRGAAVPLSVRFDSALEYAEQVQKVLGERPRPYPHPFNAVRKMACSFGWDWGPDLQTAGIWKPVRLERWRVARLASVRPLATLDGSTGRLVVHVDVERSGLGVDGPLVAEVRVGDHVGQIPLRAGETSGMTEIAVPDAPVWWPVGHGDQPLARVDVLLRDDTGELDAHHARVGFRTITLDETPDEIGSAFTLVVNGKPIFVRGLNWIPEDHLLTRLTRDVYAAAIGRAVDANANLLRVWGGGIYESDDFYDLCDELGVLVWQDFPLACAAYAEEEPIRSEILAEARQNIARLAPHPSLALWNGGNENIWGHEDWDWKAALGGMSWGARYYYEDFPALLAALDPTRPYHPGSPSSPGHDPEAVHPNDDRYGTRHEWEAWNRQDYTYHANFLPRFCSEFGWQAPPTWSTLRESLAAEDFDRESPAFLAHQKAEDGNGKLDRGIARHMRVPADFAEWHWATQLTQARATAYAVAHLRGHAPRTTGSVLWQLNDCWPVTSWAVVDGAGRRKPAWYALRRGYAPRLLAFRVEDGRPVLVAVNDTDQPWRGTVRLRRVAFDGTPSAGADAALVVAPRAVSVLRPAPDLVTAADPAREVLVADMDALRATHLFAEDFDLAYDPAALSADIRPAEGGYSITVTATSFARDVALLVDKIDPDAVVDDMLVDLLAGESHTFHVRTAWADPQAFRSPAVLRSANALAAPAGA; this is encoded by the coding sequence ATGATCAGAACCGAGCTCCACTCGGGCTGGACCGTGCGTGCCGCGGGTGGGCCGGTGCCGGACGGGATCGCCGCCGTGCCGGTCCCGGCCACCGTGCCCGGCACGGTGCACACCGACCTGCTCGCCGCCGAGCTGATCCCCGATCCGTACCTCGGCGAGAACGAGGCGGCCCTGGTCTGGTTCCACCGCTCGTCCTGGCTCTACGAGACCGCCCTGCAAGCGGCGCCGGCCGCCCCCGGCGAGCGGGTGGACCTGGTCTTCGACGGCCTGGACACGGTCGCCACCATCACCCTCGACGGGGCGGAGCTGGGCCGCACCGCGAACATGCACCGCGGCTACCGGTTCGACGTGCGTGACCGGCTGCGCGGCGCGGCGGTCCCGCTGTCGGTGCGCTTCGACTCCGCGCTGGAGTACGCCGAGCAGGTGCAGAAAGTGCTCGGGGAGCGCCCCCGGCCGTATCCGCACCCGTTCAACGCGGTCCGCAAGATGGCCTGCTCGTTCGGCTGGGACTGGGGGCCCGACCTGCAGACGGCCGGGATCTGGAAGCCGGTCCGGCTGGAGCGCTGGCGGGTGGCGCGGCTCGCCTCGGTACGGCCGCTGGCCACCCTCGACGGCAGCACCGGCCGGCTGGTCGTGCACGTCGACGTCGAGCGATCCGGGCTCGGCGTGGACGGTCCGCTGGTCGCCGAGGTGCGCGTCGGCGACCACGTCGGCCAGATCCCGCTGCGCGCCGGCGAGACCTCCGGGATGACCGAGATCGCGGTGCCGGACGCCCCGGTCTGGTGGCCCGTCGGGCACGGCGACCAGCCGCTGGCCCGCGTGGACGTGCTGCTGCGCGACGACACCGGCGAGCTGGACGCCCACCACGCCCGGGTCGGCTTCCGGACGATCACCCTGGACGAGACGCCGGACGAGATCGGCAGCGCGTTCACGCTGGTGGTCAACGGCAAGCCGATCTTCGTACGGGGGCTCAACTGGATCCCCGAGGACCACCTGCTCACCCGTCTGACCCGGGACGTCTACGCGGCCGCCATCGGGCGCGCCGTCGACGCCAACGCCAACCTGCTGCGCGTCTGGGGCGGCGGCATCTACGAGAGCGACGACTTCTACGACCTCTGCGACGAGCTCGGCGTCCTGGTCTGGCAGGACTTCCCGCTGGCCTGCGCGGCGTACGCGGAGGAGGAGCCGATCCGCTCGGAGATCCTCGCCGAGGCCCGGCAGAACATCGCCCGGCTCGCCCCGCACCCGTCGCTCGCGCTCTGGAACGGCGGCAACGAGAACATCTGGGGCCACGAGGACTGGGACTGGAAGGCCGCGCTCGGCGGGATGAGCTGGGGCGCGCGCTACTACTACGAGGACTTCCCGGCGCTGCTGGCCGCACTCGACCCGACCCGGCCGTACCACCCGGGCAGCCCGTCCAGCCCGGGCCACGACCCCGAGGCGGTGCACCCCAACGACGACCGGTACGGCACCCGGCACGAGTGGGAGGCGTGGAACCGGCAGGACTACACGTACCACGCCAACTTCCTGCCCCGCTTCTGCTCCGAGTTCGGCTGGCAGGCGCCGCCCACCTGGTCGACGCTGCGGGAGTCGCTCGCCGCCGAGGATTTCGACCGGGAATCGCCGGCGTTCCTGGCGCACCAGAAGGCCGAGGACGGCAACGGCAAACTCGACCGCGGGATCGCCCGCCACATGCGGGTGCCGGCCGACTTCGCGGAATGGCACTGGGCGACGCAGCTCACCCAGGCGCGGGCCACGGCGTACGCGGTCGCGCACCTGCGCGGCCACGCGCCGCGCACCACGGGCAGCGTCCTCTGGCAGCTCAACGACTGCTGGCCGGTCACCTCCTGGGCCGTGGTGGACGGCGCCGGCCGGCGCAAACCGGCCTGGTACGCGCTGCGTCGCGGCTACGCGCCGCGCCTGCTCGCCTTCCGCGTCGAGGACGGCCGTCCGGTGCTGGTCGCGGTCAACGACACCGACCAGCCCTGGCGGGGCACGGTCCGGCTGCGCCGGGTGGCGTTCGACGGGACGCCGTCCGCCGGCGCCGACGCCGCGCTCGTCGTCGCGCCCCGGGCGGTGTCCGTGCTGCGACCCGCCCCGGACCTGGTCACCGCCGCCGACCCGGCCCGCGAGGTGCTGGTCGCCGACATGGACGCGCTGCGCGCCACGCACCTGTTCGCCGAGGACTTCGACCTCGCGTACGATCCGGCGGCGCTGTCCGCCGACATCCGCCCCGCCGAGGGCGGATACTCCATCACCGTGACCGCCACCTCGTTCGCCCGGGACGTCGCCCTGCTCGTCGACAAGATCGACCCGGATGCCGTCGTGGACGACATGCTCGTCGATCTGCTGGCGGGCGAGAGCCACACCTTCCACGTGCGCACCGCCTGGGCGGACCCGCAGGCGTTCCGAAGTCCCGCGGTGCTGCGCTCGGCGAACGCGCTCGCCGCCCCGGCCGGGGCCTGA